In Corynebacterium ulcerans, one genomic interval encodes:
- a CDS encoding alpha/beta fold hydrolase, whose protein sequence is MKKHRQPLSPSVVALEGPFHHQMLHTRGLRLHAATAGDPQNPAIVLLHDSFGGWFDFRHVIEPLAEAGFHVAALDMRGYGLSDKPPSGYEHRFAAGDIAGSIRTLGHNSAHVIGVGSGASIAWLLAANYPDHVDSLLAIGALHPADMRRAIGLRPWLFSHILPLTMMFRLPHLLRSWCWSRRDRLIERDLRLTTGLGFHVSERFEQELRLRRRAMSIDSTFLPVTKTSRYSVNVPPMKWTLPKVQVPVHMLVDASATSAWLARRAHSRSAAGLSTSTVGGTGQRPHLENPKGFVSEVLRFIRSV, encoded by the coding sequence TTGAAGAAACATCGGCAGCCGCTGTCGCCTTCTGTAGTTGCGTTGGAAGGGCCTTTCCATCACCAGATGCTCCATACTCGTGGGCTGCGCCTTCACGCTGCTACAGCGGGCGACCCGCAGAATCCCGCCATTGTGCTTCTGCACGACTCTTTTGGGGGCTGGTTCGATTTCCGCCACGTCATCGAGCCTTTAGCAGAGGCTGGTTTTCACGTCGCAGCGCTGGACATGCGCGGATACGGGCTCTCGGACAAGCCCCCAAGCGGCTACGAACACCGCTTTGCCGCGGGCGACATCGCAGGTTCCATCCGGACGCTCGGGCATAATTCTGCCCACGTCATCGGGGTGGGCTCTGGAGCTTCTATCGCATGGTTGCTAGCCGCTAATTATCCCGATCACGTGGATTCTTTACTAGCCATTGGAGCGCTGCATCCCGCCGATATGCGCCGAGCAATTGGTCTTCGCCCTTGGCTGTTTTCCCACATTCTTCCGCTGACCATGATGTTCCGGCTCCCCCATCTGCTGCGTTCCTGGTGTTGGTCCCGGCGCGACCGTCTCATTGAACGCGATCTGCGGCTCACCACCGGCCTTGGTTTTCACGTCAGCGAGCGTTTCGAGCAGGAGCTTCGTTTGCGTCGTAGAGCGATGTCCATCGATTCCACATTCCTCCCGGTAACAAAGACCTCTCGTTACAGCGTTAACGTTCCTCCTATGAAGTGGACGCTGCCTAAGGTCCAGGTGCCTGTGCATATGCTTGTCGACGCCTCCGCCACGTCCGCATGGCTCGCCCGCCGCGCGCACTCACGGTCGGCAGCGGGACTTAGTACCTCCACTGTGGGGGGAACAGGCCAGCGCCCGCACCTGGAAAACCCTAAAGGTTTTGTTTCCGAGGTGCTGCGTTTTATCCGGTCTGTCTAA
- a CDS encoding phage holin family protein, whose protein sequence is MSKDNGFFTDGADQFDAKVNGIPLTDVDATNKGSIGSLVSDATAQMSSLFRAEVELAKTELAAEAKKGVIGGGLFGVAGTIALYSSFFFFFFLAELLSVWLDRWAAFLIVFLIMIVLAALLAFVGFKKVKKIGKPKQTIQSVTELKNLVPGKAQANLETKQRGMYS, encoded by the coding sequence GTGAGCAAGGACAACGGCTTTTTCACTGATGGCGCGGATCAATTCGACGCAAAGGTTAATGGAATCCCCCTGACTGATGTCGATGCCACCAACAAAGGCTCCATCGGTTCCCTCGTAAGTGACGCTACCGCGCAGATGTCCTCGTTGTTCCGCGCAGAGGTCGAGCTGGCTAAGACCGAGCTTGCTGCAGAAGCCAAAAAAGGCGTAATCGGCGGCGGCCTGTTTGGCGTCGCTGGCACTATCGCCCTCTACAGCTCCTTCTTCTTTTTCTTCTTCCTTGCAGAACTGCTCAGCGTCTGGCTGGATCGTTGGGCTGCATTCCTCATCGTCTTCCTCATCATGATCGTCCTCGCGGCCCTTCTTGCCTTTGTGGGCTTTAAGAAGGTCAAGAAGATCGGCAAGCCCAAGCAGACTATTCAGTCCGTCACAGAGCTTAAGAATCTCGTTCCGGGAAAGGCACAAGCCAACCTGGAGACTAAGCAGCGCGGAATGTATAGCTAA
- a CDS encoding HAD family hydrolase: MAHSSEHPRPGASHDDSAPASGMIFPADSSKIVAFFDLDKTIIATSSVYVYGREFLHSGLISPATALQISIAKATYMIAGHSSEQMDTTRDQLAQMIVGWSEEQVKTIATETMHSLVTPTIYEEARELIRMHQEAGHDVVIISASARILVEPIAQELGVETVVATELVVKDGKFTGEMPFYCKGEMKAQAIAELTQQRGYALESSFAYSDSVTDLPMLEAVGHPIVVNPDRALRRIATEKGWEIRTFKNPVPLFPKPTMREVQIGTGVAAGVAAMLGGVVWWNKRTDKRT, from the coding sequence ATGGCACATTCATCCGAGCACCCCCGCCCCGGAGCATCACACGATGATTCCGCCCCTGCTTCCGGCATGATATTTCCCGCCGACTCTTCCAAAATTGTCGCTTTTTTTGACTTGGATAAGACGATCATCGCGACATCCTCCGTCTATGTGTATGGCCGAGAGTTTCTCCATTCCGGTTTGATCTCCCCTGCCACCGCTTTGCAGATTTCCATAGCTAAAGCCACCTATATGATCGCTGGCCACAGTAGCGAGCAAATGGATACCACTCGGGACCAATTGGCTCAGATGATTGTTGGGTGGAGCGAGGAACAGGTAAAAACCATCGCCACGGAGACGATGCACTCACTGGTCACGCCCACCATTTATGAAGAAGCCCGTGAGCTCATCCGCATGCATCAGGAGGCAGGCCACGATGTGGTCATCATCTCAGCGTCAGCTCGTATTTTGGTGGAGCCGATCGCTCAGGAGCTGGGAGTGGAAACGGTTGTTGCCACAGAGTTGGTGGTAAAAGACGGCAAATTTACTGGTGAGATGCCCTTTTATTGCAAGGGGGAAATGAAGGCTCAGGCGATTGCAGAGCTCACTCAACAGCGGGGATACGCACTGGAGTCCAGCTTTGCGTATTCAGATTCGGTCACGGATCTTCCTATGCTCGAAGCCGTCGGCCACCCGATTGTGGTGAACCCGGATCGAGCGCTGCGTCGAATAGCTACGGAAAAGGGCTGGGAAATCCGCACGTTTAAAAACCCTGTTCCCCTTTTTCCCAAGCCTACGATGCGGGAAGTCCAAATCGGCACGGGTGTCGCTGCAGGAGTCGCCGCGATGCTGGGAGGCGTGGTGTGGTGGAATAAGCGGACGGATAAGCGCACTTAA
- the ssd gene encoding septum site-determining protein Ssd: MKPAPVLIAVTDPIVHPEAVHIVAATGRPMIDSTDPREITRHAHRAAAVLVDATTAPHAATLPTGTRRFLIAAEPGPIDWKLAMACHAEAAYVVPAQAPELLKALGRDDDPPPAEGVVIAVMGAVGGAGTSTLASAIALSCENAVLIDADPSSGGVDLLLGIEESPGMRWNDLALRQGDVRSDDLIAAFPKTAQGLSVLTVARGNDAHTIDDTTLNAVIRSLRGHTSVVVDLLRGTSIADSALDAADCVVLCIPAEIRAVAAAEKLVQQMRARNIKVVGVLRHRLWSSVDATDVERAAHLDVVAEIGNLSRLTKTTEYTGLSSPLPRSLKAAATAVLEEAQAA, translated from the coding sequence ATGAAGCCAGCACCAGTACTCATAGCAGTAACGGATCCCATTGTGCACCCCGAAGCTGTGCATATAGTCGCAGCTACGGGGCGACCCATGATCGATAGCACTGACCCCCGGGAAATTACTCGCCATGCTCATCGAGCTGCTGCTGTGCTTGTCGACGCAACAACGGCTCCGCACGCAGCAACGCTTCCCACTGGCACTCGGCGGTTTCTTATCGCTGCAGAACCTGGCCCCATCGATTGGAAACTGGCCATGGCGTGCCATGCAGAGGCCGCATACGTTGTGCCGGCGCAAGCGCCAGAATTACTCAAAGCGCTTGGTAGAGACGATGATCCGCCACCAGCGGAAGGCGTTGTGATAGCGGTTATGGGCGCCGTCGGTGGGGCGGGGACGTCAACTCTTGCCAGCGCTATAGCGCTCAGTTGTGAGAACGCTGTGCTGATTGATGCCGATCCTTCTTCTGGCGGTGTAGATCTTCTCCTAGGCATCGAGGAATCACCGGGTATGAGGTGGAATGATCTGGCGTTGCGCCAAGGTGACGTGCGTTCTGACGACCTCATTGCGGCGTTTCCTAAGACTGCTCAAGGGCTTTCCGTCCTCACTGTGGCCCGTGGCAATGACGCGCACACTATTGATGACACAACATTGAATGCGGTTATTCGGAGCTTGCGTGGGCACACCAGCGTGGTTGTCGACCTTTTACGTGGAACGAGCATTGCCGATTCCGCTCTTGACGCCGCCGATTGCGTAGTGCTGTGCATTCCCGCCGAAATTCGCGCGGTCGCAGCCGCAGAAAAATTGGTCCAACAGATGCGTGCCCGCAACATCAAAGTCGTTGGCGTGCTGCGGCACCGCTTATGGTCATCGGTGGATGCCACTGATGTTGAAAGAGCAGCGCACCTCGATGTTGTAGCGGAAATAGGAAATCTGTCCCGGCTGACAAAAACCACCGAATACACGGGTCTTTCGTCGCCTTTGCCGCGCAGTCTCAAGGCTGCAGCGACGGCAGTGCTGGAAGAAGCGCAGGCAGCATGA
- a CDS encoding TadA family conjugal transfer-associated ATPase, translating to MMNHQDVVARVQRRIAEDPELADSASLASLVRQEAHGVISDVDMISLLRQLRYDSVGIGQLERLLVIPGVTDIVVNGTTGVWFDRGQGLERADVAFASDDEVRRLATRFLVASGSRLDHSHCFGDGRITRDDTTSIRVHAVLSPPSESGTCLSLRVLRQATTTIKQLTATGTFSPEVAGGLQEMIALRKPFLVVGGTGSGKTTLLSALLAQVDPGERIVCIEDTAELRPAHPHVVSLVSRAKNTEGSGEITMTTLLRQALRMRPDRIVLGEIRGPEVVDLLAALNTGHEGCAGTLHANSLQEVPARIEALAALGGLDRQALHSQLAAASPVILAMKRTPQGRRLQQIGVLQGHPLEVHSVWDDTMQGAPSWNPS from the coding sequence ATGATGAACCATCAAGACGTGGTAGCGCGTGTTCAACGCAGAATCGCAGAAGACCCAGAGTTGGCGGATTCTGCATCGCTTGCGAGTCTGGTCAGGCAAGAAGCACACGGAGTAATAAGCGACGTAGACATGATCTCGCTGCTTAGGCAACTGAGATACGACTCCGTTGGGATTGGCCAGCTAGAGAGACTTCTGGTTATCCCCGGAGTGACCGATATCGTGGTCAATGGAACCACAGGAGTGTGGTTTGATCGCGGGCAAGGATTGGAACGCGCCGACGTGGCTTTTGCCTCAGATGATGAAGTCAGGCGATTAGCTACCAGATTCTTAGTGGCATCCGGCAGCAGGCTTGATCATTCACATTGCTTTGGCGACGGGCGAATCACCAGGGATGACACCACAAGTATCCGCGTTCATGCGGTATTGAGTCCGCCGTCGGAAAGCGGTACCTGCCTTTCCCTCCGGGTACTCAGACAAGCAACGACGACGATAAAACAACTCACCGCAACGGGGACTTTTAGCCCAGAAGTAGCTGGTGGGCTACAAGAAATGATTGCGTTGCGCAAACCCTTTTTGGTCGTTGGTGGGACGGGAAGCGGGAAAACGACACTGCTGAGTGCCCTGCTTGCTCAAGTAGACCCAGGAGAGCGCATAGTGTGCATTGAAGATACTGCGGAACTCCGACCTGCACATCCTCACGTGGTGTCGCTTGTTTCTAGAGCTAAAAACACTGAAGGTAGTGGCGAGATAACAATGACTACTTTGTTGCGTCAGGCTCTTCGGATGAGGCCAGATCGCATTGTTCTCGGAGAAATACGCGGTCCAGAGGTGGTCGATTTGCTCGCGGCCCTCAATACCGGGCACGAGGGGTGCGCAGGAACCCTGCACGCCAATTCGCTGCAAGAAGTACCAGCCCGGATTGAAGCTCTAGCAGCTCTTGGTGGGCTTGATCGGCAAGCTTTGCATTCCCAACTCGCAGCTGCTTCACCTGTAATTTTGGCTATGAAGAGAACCCCGCAGGGGAGACGGCTTCAGCAGATCGGTGTTCTTCAGGGACACCCGCTTGAAGTGCATTCGGTGTGGGACGACACAATGCAAGGAGCGCCCTCGTGGAATCCTTCATAA
- a CDS encoding type II secretion system F family protein: MLAVAAWVSACPSPKQRVIGSKATRRWQKKATTVALVTVIIFPFRHHIPLVVSGGLIVATVVNAWNKRRSEVSQRKQQEEISTVLGSLSGDLRAGVEASRALENVAQTLPESALRDTLMAASRSSRLGGSASAYWQQRAVAIHGIEKITHAWRLSERYGIALAPLLEKNRASLDEDLRHVECTQAAMQGAKATAYILTALPFAGILLGRGMGVNALEFLLHTRIGAVLLILGTLLVCAGNLWSQAIMEKAR, from the coding sequence ATGCTTGCAGTTGCCGCCTGGGTTTCAGCATGTCCGTCTCCGAAACAGCGGGTTATAGGGAGCAAAGCCACACGACGATGGCAGAAGAAAGCCACAACCGTGGCCCTTGTAACGGTCATAATTTTTCCCTTTCGGCATCATATTCCCCTCGTGGTTTCAGGAGGGCTCATCGTCGCTACAGTTGTGAACGCTTGGAATAAGAGGAGATCAGAGGTATCTCAACGCAAGCAACAAGAGGAAATATCAACTGTATTGGGAAGTCTCTCTGGGGATTTACGGGCGGGAGTCGAAGCTTCCAGGGCTTTAGAAAACGTGGCTCAGACCCTTCCTGAATCGGCGCTGAGGGATACGCTCATGGCGGCGTCGAGAAGCTCGCGCCTTGGAGGATCAGCGTCCGCATATTGGCAACAACGAGCTGTTGCTATTCATGGCATAGAGAAAATAACCCATGCCTGGCGCCTGAGTGAACGGTACGGGATTGCGCTGGCGCCTTTATTGGAGAAAAACAGAGCCTCATTGGATGAAGATCTGCGCCATGTAGAATGCACCCAAGCTGCCATGCAAGGAGCTAAAGCCACGGCATATATCCTCACCGCACTACCTTTTGCAGGGATTCTTCTGGGGCGAGGAATGGGTGTGAATGCCTTGGAGTTTTTGCTTCACACACGTATCGGAGCAGTGCTTTTAATACTGGGGACACTATTGGTCTGCGCGGGGAACCTGTGGAGCCAAGCGATAATGGAGAAAGCGCGATGA
- a CDS encoding type II secretion system F family protein, producing MMTVIAVALIALAASITRPDVVYRIHRARDGPQRKSAGVKKHWDALTNKFFATQLSGDFLRKSASQLDLFAACAQSGLTPSQAAYAVALTEESSCGGTRTRSEWSDVAIMLEMGVPAERAWQPLARHPALGELVTVARASERSGATLAEACERLARQLRARASDLSLARAERAGVLIALPLTVCFLPAFFLLGLAPVVISLGIGIFS from the coding sequence ATGATGACGGTTATTGCGGTGGCATTAATAGCATTAGCGGCCAGCATCACACGGCCTGATGTTGTATACCGAATCCATCGCGCTCGTGATGGACCTCAGAGAAAGTCCGCTGGGGTGAAAAAGCATTGGGACGCGCTAACGAACAAGTTTTTTGCGACTCAGCTATCGGGAGATTTTCTACGTAAGAGTGCCTCTCAACTGGATCTTTTTGCTGCTTGCGCGCAATCGGGTTTGACGCCTTCACAAGCTGCATATGCTGTGGCTTTGACGGAAGAATCATCATGTGGGGGAACTCGGACCAGGAGCGAATGGTCGGATGTGGCCATCATGCTCGAAATGGGAGTGCCTGCTGAGCGTGCATGGCAGCCCCTCGCTAGGCACCCCGCGCTAGGAGAATTGGTAACAGTTGCGCGAGCTTCGGAGAGATCAGGAGCGACGTTGGCTGAGGCGTGTGAGAGGCTGGCTAGGCAATTGCGCGCACGGGCATCAGACCTAAGTCTTGCTCGGGCAGAACGTGCGGGAGTGCTCATTGCACTGCCATTGACCGTATGTTTTCTTCCCGCATTCTTCTTACTCGGGCTTGCGCCAGTGGTCATCAGCTTGGGGATTGGGATTTTTTCTTGA
- a CDS encoding DUF4244 domain-containing protein, whose product MLTAFIHNCHKLIDNEDGMTTIEYAMGALAATALAGALYLVATSGSVSTALEGIITNALNKTPG is encoded by the coding sequence ATGCTTACTGCATTCATCCATAACTGTCACAAACTCATTGATAATGAAGATGGGATGACCACCATCGAGTACGCCATGGGAGCGCTGGCAGCCACAGCTTTGGCAGGCGCGCTGTATTTAGTGGCTACGAGTGGCTCAGTATCAACTGCTCTGGAAGGCATAATCACGAATGCTTTGAACAAAACGCCAGGTTAA